TTATCCCCTACCAAACGTAGCCCTGTTGTTCGGATTAGAAAAATGGTtggaaatatattaaaaaaatttaaaatgattgtaATATTCTAGAATATATCGCAGACTGGACACGTTCCACTCCCTAACCCGCAGGATAGATCTAAACCCTAATCCGGTCCTCCCTCAATAAATAAGACTTCTTGATGCGTCTTCTCACTTCAACCTGAACCAGGCCAGCGGCGGATGGATAAGATCGAGCACTCTTTCCTCAACGTCAACGGCCTCTCCCTCCACGTAGCTCACACCGGAAACGGTCAGTCACCTCCCACTCCTCCACCTTCCTCCGTCCGACTGAACTCTTCTCGCTGCAGGGGAGAAGGGCGCCGTGCTTTTCCTCCATGGATTTCCCGAGATCTGGTACTCTTGGAGGCACCAAATGCTCGCCTTCGCCGCCGCCGGCTTCAAGTGCATCGCCCCTGACAGCCGCGGCTACGGTCTCTCCGACCAGCCGCCGGAGCCAGAGAGCACCGCTTGGGACGACCTCGTCGCCGATCTCGCAGCCATCCTCGACCTCCTCTCCATCCCCAAGGTACCCAACTCGCTTCGCCATCATCTAATCGGTTACATTACACTCACATCGCCGTTAAATTTGGGCGGAATAGGTTTTTGTGATCGGGAAGGATTTTGGCGTGATGCCGGCGTATGGTCTCGCTCTCCGGCACCCGCACCGTGTCCTGGCCGTCGTCACTCTGGGAGTTCCCTTCATCGCCGGAGCCTTGCAAACGGAAACGCTTCCCGAGGGCTTCTACGTTCACCGGTGGCGGGTACAGAACACCTCGATTCCTCCGTCGTCCGATCTGATCCGACGGAGAAGCTAAGCTAACAATTCTTGTGCTTATTCTTCTCGTGTACCAGGAGCCAGATCGGGCGGAGGCAGACTTCGGTCGGTTCGATGTCAGAAGAGTCATCCGCACCATATACATTCTCTTCTCTCGGAGTGAGATTCCGATAGCCGAGCCGGGGCAGGAGATCATGGACCTTGCAGATTCATCCACTCCTTTGCCGCCATGGTTCACCGAGGAAGATCTCAATGCCTATGCCGCTCTCTACCAGAAGTCCCAATTCAGATTTCCACTCCATATCCCATACAGGTAACATCCCAAATTAGATTTCCAAACAcctaaattataaacaaataaattagcATCTATATTTTAaggattaatatatatttatatgttaatgtAATTAATTACAGTAATTTGTTGTTTCGAACAATTTATCAAAGGGAGCACCCAAAGGAAATTGCTTATGGATCTGATTGGATCTAGATTTCGGAGGCTGTAAGAGTCCAGCCGTAAGAGTCTAACTATGCTCTCGCTTATTTCAGCGATTCGGTTAAAATGTTATTAGAACATATCAGACCCAATAAGCTGAAATAAGCAATGGGTCCAATTGACATGACCTAAAATCGGTCCAATCGACCTCTTTAGGTTCAACAATAGACTTAGACTTAGAGGTTGTGGACAATTGACACGACCTAAAATCGGTCCAATTGACCTCTTTAGGTTCAACAATAGACTTAGAGGTTGTGGTTTTTAAAGTTGTAAGGAGTTTAACGGTTTCCTTCATTACATGTTTTGGTATCCGCCATTACGGATTTTGGGTTgatgttaaaatattattgaaaaaatGAGTTAGAACGTGATCCTGGTCTTTGGGAAATCAAGCTCATGAGAGTGCCGATTTAGATCTTCTGAGAAAAAGATAATGTAATTAAGTTGTGATCCTTCTTTTCAAAAATCTTATGCATGCTTGCATGCAGAACCTCTAAGTCTCTTAATCAATTTGGCAAACCTTTTGGACATTTTCAAAGTTTATGATGCCTCTTAATCAATTCCAAAGTTTGGGTCCGTCCTTCGATAAAATGGACTGTTGTTTAGGTTCAAGTCATTAGGCCATACGACacctaaattataaaaaaataatattgacattaatatatatttatatttcagGTCTAATTTGTTGTTTAAGTTTAGGCCATTTCGTAAAGTCTACACgtctaaattatataaaaaaaagtatTTTCGTCTATATTTTAAggattaacatatatatatatatatatatatatatatatatatatatatatatatatataatatttcagatttaatttgatctaatttgttgtctaacactctgttTGGAAACAATTTAAGtgaaggaattgaattgaattctggccggaattgaattcaattcttatgtttggaatggattagtgaataatagaattgaattgaattctttaatttggaatctatttgaattgaattccattcttatacatttatcattttatcctcataactaatcatttaataatcaagttaagtattagAGAATAGGAAGAAGAGATTGCACAGTTAAGACAGCAGTATGAAGAAGGTGGCGCATGGGAGAAACGGTACAAGGAGAAATTTTCGATACAAGGAGAAATTTTCGACACAAGGAGAAACGACGTACGGGAGAAAGGCAGGAGAAAACAAGAGAGTCAGCAGATGGAAAAAAGAGTTTTAAGTTAAAAGGGTAATTAAGTAATTTTAGTTGTTCATGATAAATCCCTATCTAAATCTGACCATTTGAGGTCTGATTTACTATTCACATTTTGAATGAAATTGGAATTAAATTCTATATCAAATCCATCTCAAAAATTCATTCCAAACTATGGAATTGAATTCCAATTACCATAGTAATTCAATTCCATAGGATTCCAAACAGGGTCTAAGTGTGGATCATTTGGTCATCTAATTTCAGGATTTGTTAGACAAATTGTAgacatttaaattataaaaaaacatTTACATATATATTTTAAGGATTAATATATATTACATTTTAGATTTAATTTGTTGTTTAGATTTAGATCACTAGACTGTCTAACTTACATATTAGTCGGGAcacttaaattatatttattttaagattaatatatatttaCATTTTAGATCTAATTTGTTGTTTATATTTAGGTCATTAGGTCGTCTTGCTGTCTAGTTTAGGATTAGTAGGCGAAAACAGGACATCTAAATTATAAAaacaaaatatttaatatatatgaATATTTCAGATCTAATTTGTTGTTTAAGCTTAGGTTATTAGACCTTTTAACTTCAAGATTAATTTGGTGGTCCAAACaactaaattataaaaaatatttgtatttatattttaagGATTAATATATATTTACATTTCAGATCTAATTTGTTGTTTAGGTTATTGGACTGTCTAATTTCAAGATTAATTGATAGTTTAGATacctaaattctaaaaaaattatttacatctatattttaaagattaatatataattatatttcaAATCTAATTTGTTTTTTAGGTTTAGATAATTAGACTGTTTAGTTTCAAGGTTAATTAGATGAACGAAGTCCGGACACTTAAAATTATAGAACAATATTAACATCTATATTTTAAagattattataaatttatatttcagATCTAATTTGTTGTTTAGGTTTAGGTGTCAGGCTGTTTGACTCTGAATTAGTCTCGTAAAATTTAgacatttaaattataaaaaagcaCATTTACATATAtattctaaggattaatttatatttacaATTCAACTCTAATTTGTTATTTTAGGTCATTACATAAGTCAGCAGCGGGAGAGAATCCATTAATTGAAGTTCCTGCATTGCTGATCATGGGAGAGAAAGACTACGTGTTGAAATTTCCAGGAATGGAGGAATATATCAGGGGTGGTATGGTGAAGCAGTTCGTCCCCAAACTGGAAGTAGTGTATGTCCCTGAAGGTTGCCATTTCGTTCAGGAGCAGTTCCCTGACCGAATCAACGACCTTATCCTCGACTTCCTTGGAAAATCAGGTCAAGCTTAATGTGTAGCAGGGTGTTGCTTTCTCCCCGCGACTTTAAATAATGCTGGAATGATGTGTTTGATATTTTTAATGCTAAGATATCCATATTCTAGAGTTACTCGGGCAGTTATGAAGCAGCTGTTATCATGTATAATgagtaattttcaaataattgttGAAAATTCACTTACGGTTATGTTATTTAATGGTGTTTGATTTAAATAATGAGTAATTTTTATATAATAACGAGTCATTTTTGTATAATGGATAATGAGTAATTTTTATATAATGGAGAATGACCGTCGAGATATTCATATAATTAAAGTCAcgtatgataatttaaattaaacatatatttatattttaaaataaataagtttagtTTGGTTATGATGAGTTTGATTGGGAAAAttgttctaaaatttttaatggcaaacttaattttttcttgggACCTTTGCTCAAATTTTTTTCGTTTCCACTCTCTGATAAAACGTACTTTTTTTTCTTCAACTCTCCaccaatttatttaatttttatcattaaAAGTTAAAAACAAATTCTAAATGATTATATATGGTCATTCTAAATTTagcacattaaaattaaaatctaatattttttttattaaattaagtatgattttttttaaaatcgttGGGTCAGGTGAAAAAATAGTCatgtttaattaaatataaaatatatatattttcttttgaacttTTATACATataaataaaaagataattaaGTAAATTGATATAAATTAGAAAGTTAAAGTAGACTATATATTTAGTGAGGGATGAGGTAACTTGATATTTTTAGGTCTTATCGTAcaaaaagtataaaagtatattttcaattttttgttaCTTCATATCTTTGAGTTGGAGTAAATCAAGCGGTTAAATTAAGAAGTTTTGAATTTTCTATTAGATATATATTGAAATCAATATTTGTATGTTTCTACTTGAGCCGTACGAAATGAAATTCTCATATATCTGATTCTCCGAGGAGAATTTTTTGATTTTGAGTTACCTatcttaataaaatatatatatgattgATTTGAAGAATATCTAGAGATTTAGATGATTACAGATGATATAACTTGTAAATATATTCCTACTCATACTAACATATTTTATTATTTAGAGAGATCACACTTATTTGTTTTTAGTACAAGAAGGATTTTGTTGATTTTTTACTATCGTCCGATTATTATAGAGGTTTTTTCACATGTTCGATAAATAATGATTGAAGTCAATTTTGATGGATTAATCCGATAAGTTGATTGATAGTAGgtcagaaaataattttttttctcacaTAGGATTGAAGTTAAATTTTGGTTGAggattttataatatatttttttttatcaaattaaattaaaaaataataatttattttaacacGTATTCGTTATGGTGTAATTATTGCATGTTTTATCATAAAAAAACAATATGgtggagtattttttttttttgtttttttaaaagtaaAGGGTGCTAGTTTGACTATTCCTACAATTAGGGGCACATTTTACATTTCTAtccattttttatatttatttttcttaatattaaacaaaattaaatatcaATGAAAATTAAACCACATCGGATATACACGATgccaactaaaaataaaaaaatagtaataataataataaatataaatatattaaatactaaaaataatcaataaatagGGGCAGAAAATAGCAAAGTGTTCTAAGAGCTCATAGTGGGATGATTCATGACTTATAAAATTGTAATTCGGATGATAGGATCATATGATTTGGAAACAGTAAATTTATTCGGAATCAATTGAGATAGTATTTTATAGTAGAATTGAAATAGAATCATTGAAATCATATATAATCGATGAAATCATATTAATCTCATGTTATAAACAACTTTACATACGACTGGAATAATGGACATACGAATAACATTCTCGTCAGTGGGCAATGATAGCAGATGGGTCCTTTTCTGTAGGACGACGTCGACGACTTGCACAGGGAGACAACATGTTGCGATGGGGAAAAGGGGAAGACGTCGATCGCCGGCTAATAGCGATGAGTGTGAGGTGTAGCCGTGTAGCAACAATGGAGGACAGGAGGAGCAGCAGCAATGGGTGAGAAGAGAGCACGACATGCACGACACGGCGACTTCatgaaatttaggttttaattgaaatattgatTCATTTATGTAATTAATTTCTAACTTAAATTAGATAACTTAAATAAGCTTTCTGAAATCCTAttcaaattattataatttatttattttaaaatttaaaaatcatggataaattatattgatttattatataaattttcatcctattaatattaataataatattattaattaaaattaatttatttaaatttttaaataaatattaatttaatttaatttttattaatatgatgctatcaaatattaaattaaattttaaaaaattttaataggaTCGTATGTTTTTACTTTTCAATTCTTAATTATGATGATTGTGTATATTTgctctaattaaattaaaaatattttcaatataaaaaatatagtgtgattttttttgactttttaatCCTATAGGCCACCTTTTTTTTTCACTATTATGATAATTACGATGCTTTTTAATTTCTATCaatctttttatatttattttcttaatttaaatttttttaatataaattaaaactatTTATGGGCAACCTTTGGCATATTAAAAGATAAATGTAAAGATCATCTTATGAAAAATGTTAAATACTAAAAAAATCAGAGGAAATGAATATTTATTATCCGCCTCATTTTGAGCAAATGAGTTTTGAGGGAAAAATTGCGAATCGGTTAACTAGTTTTTGTTTAGTTACCATAAAGTATCTAGTTCGCATCAATAAATTTTGAGAGTGATCAGCTTGACTTCTCGAGCATTTTAAGCAAATGAGTTTTGGTGGATTGATCTCATGAACAGTTCTAACTCTTTAGTGAGCCGTTTCACGGCTCCGCCTAAAGAGAGTTAGCTCCAACAAGCatgagataattttttttttctattagtaATGGAGCTCATCTAAACACCCTGAGCAATAGTTACCTTTTCAAGAAAGCTCTAAGTTTCTAATTGCTCATAGAAACTCATTTTCTTTGTCACTAGATTTCATTCTTGTGTAATGATCGTCTTTCTTATATTGTTTAGTCTTATCGTTGATGTTGGTTTGTACTTGATATCGTTGATAGCAATAGCCTTATATTGTTCTATGCCTTTTTATCTATTTATCGAAAGAAGATTGATTATATTATCTTTTGAGTAGTTTGTTTACTTATATTAAGGAGTTTATGGAGAATGATAAAGCTTATTGATTAAAAAGTTAAATCACATATTCGATTATATATTCAGATATTATATATAGTTTCAATTTTCAACAATAAGTGATTATACGTTTTCCTCGACACGTATGCGATTTTAGAAATATCTAAACAATGGAgtctctttttaattttttacttttctcttttcctttgaCCTTCTCTCTTCCATTTTACTGTTCATTTAAAACAAATTCCTATTTTGTTTATTGTGTTGCTGAATTTGAAAAATCAGCAACAACATCATGTTGAGTGTTATTGCTGAGTTTTTTTAGCAACAACATTATGTAGCTAATTTCAAATAAGCAACACCATTGTGGTAGCTATACAATATTGTTATTGATTTtgtaactgttagttagagccctagagtcaatcatttgataattgcattatggacttattgtatcatattcttatataaataaaggcatttgttttggttattatacttacttgtattggtgccaaataaattaagtacaatagcatccttgagtagaaggttctcacctatatcaatcggttagttgaaccgatagtgagatgatatagggaacactactcttaaccattcctagtcgagtattaacattaagggacaatgttaatgcaataagactagcatgtaggtcaactcgatgacttgatctcacaagtcatggatatagagatatcaagttgacacatgagtatgcattggagaatgtatactaaatgaccctccatgagaaagtatcatggatcgttatatgagtgtcatatactttctcatgtggctattagtatgactactagtccttagacctgaagtcaccatggttccctacataaggagttatgtactttggtttcgtcaaacgtcacccgtaactataaaggcgattactaggtatgtaacgaattatgcagagggatgtgagtgatgtagatgagatctatccctcctatatgacgggagtgacatcgatattcttgatagagtgagaccacgaagtgcatggccatgcccaaatgagtcaatatgagatattgagctcatttgatttagtgagtctacttgaagttcaagatttagattgattagaggatgacacggtctatgcctcattttgatcaatctagatgtctaggatagaaggacacttgtcatatattgtgaggagtcataattagtagtcacaaggtgatgttggatctcaacattcttgtaacttgggtagtaatgatgtgttgctagataccgctcattacttatgctcctaaatgggtttggggcattgccaacgttacaagaacctatagggtcacacactaaggacaattagatggagattaggttcatatgatgaaccaagagaattagattcatttgatgaatcaaattggattaagagtaatcctaattgggctaattgagttggactcaagttgattcatgtgttcaatgagtctaatttagattatgactcattgaatcaatttaattaaatgaattagattcattatattaaattggcttgaattaaatggttggattagatcaaccatgagagagattaagtcaagtttgacttgacttgggaggaagatgaagagtcaagtttgacttgactttatgccacctcattggtgagttggcattgagtgggccaatgatgatgctccacatcatcatggttgcttaagtgggatgccacctcatgggagttaccaagagttgtgattcttggcattccatgggagttacacatgctcttaatgtggccggccacttgaatgggatgaataagtttcattttgggaATAATTCTCAttgattccatcatcttcttccttgctccattttcttctctccctctcctcatcttgccaaaCCTaattaaggtgctagcacactttagtttggtgatctccttcttgtgttcgtatggatacttctagagggttgtttactttgacaaccttgagatccgacaccattggacgagcgagattcgcgtagggcgcacattaagggtatattctttgtttccctttgtagatctactgtagatcaaggtttagaaactcgtactcgtattttattttatttttctttgcacggatccggtggttggggctttcggggtttccgcgacgcgaaaacgcgattttcgcggctcgaaaaacccaacagtggtatcagagccacgtgcaaagacttgtacgagtttatttttgatttttatgaaaaatatagcttctgtgattttttgtaaatttaggttttttatagtttttatggataattttctcgtagaagcgaagcacaagtgtttcggcacttgtaggcttgcgctaccgggaagatttttcccaaacggcttggtttcgccccaaatccttttgggacagcgtactaaggcgctgtaggatcgctaaggaaccctcgcgatggttagatcgcgggtaggggcgctgcccctggccccgcaaggggattcgttccttGATTACGCCCGAAAACCACTAAACGGGACCAccgagaatttttactcgtaaaaattgtaaaaaattggtattaaaattacagaaaattatagaaaatacttaat
This region of Zingiber officinale cultivar Zhangliang chromosome 9A, Zo_v1.1, whole genome shotgun sequence genomic DNA includes:
- the LOC122021091 gene encoding AB hydrolase superfamily protein YfhM-like, whose protein sequence is MDKIEHSFLNVNGLSLHVAHTGNGEKGAVLFLHGFPEIWYSWRHQMLAFAAAGFKCIAPDSRGYGLSDQPPEPESTAWDDLVADLAAILDLLSIPKVFVIGKDFGVMPAYGLALRHPHRVLAVVTLGVPFIAGALQTETLPEGFYVHRWREPDRAEADFGRFDVRRVIRTIYILFSRSEIPIAEPGQEIMDLADSSTPLPPWFTEEDLNAYAALYQKSQFRFPLHIPYRSLHKSAAGENPLIEVPALLIMGEKDYVLKFPGMEEYIRGGMVKQFVPKLEVVYVPEGCHFVQEQFPDRINDLILDFLGKSGQA